A region of the Excalfactoria chinensis isolate bCotChi1 unplaced genomic scaffold, bCotChi1.hap2 Scaffold_85, whole genome shotgun sequence genome:
TTTCCAAACTGAGACCCAAACCAAAACGGGAAACCTCCAAGTCGATCTTGGTCAGTCTCAGGCGGCAGCAGTATCAGTGTtagttgcccctgtggaaggccTGAAATGGAAACAGGTGTCCTCATGTctggaacagaaagaagaagaaatggaggaagaagaggaagatccAGGCGAGGGGCCCTCCTCAAAAACTCGCACCCAGAAAGGCAACAGAGAGAAGTAAGAGGCATGGAGAGCAGAGTGATGGGTAGGGAGTCACTGTTACCACTATTTGCCAACCcctgaaaatgactgaaatccaaggcacAAGAAAGGAGTTTATGAGATACCCGCATGAAACTGTTGTCGCCTGGTTGCTTTgatgttgggacaatggggccaGTAATGTGTCCCCAAATAGTACTGAAGCTCATCAAGTAGGAAACATTGCCCAAGACTCAGCTATTGACAGAGGGATTAGTAGATGTCTGGGTGAAGTCACAACCCTCTGGGAAAGAATGTTCTTGGTTGTGAAGTAAAGATATGTGTTAGGTAAAgattgtgtgcctccggtggcgcagtggtataagttgctgcttgcaacaccagaggcccggaGTTCGAATCCCCCCCATGGcataagtggcagaaatgccactctgctacacagagggctcgaatcccaggagctggacttgatgacctctaaggtcccttccaactcgcacgatactgtgatactgtgatactgtgatactgtgatatccTTTCAAAGTCGAGCTGGAGCCTGGGCTGAGAAGATGGAATACTGTTGAGAAAGGCATCCAGTATTTGAGAGAAAAAGGCATAGATCCCACATTTGTTTCTAATGATCCACACCAAGACCATGATCCTGAGAGAGTGACGAGTACAATGGAAATATGGTGGAAGCATACAAGAACAAGACCAGAGAGGTATACCATTTCTCTGGTAGCAACTACTAATAGATTTGAAGACCTAGACAGAAGACCCCCAATTTATGAACTGATTCTAACACTTCAAAAATTGGAACAAAAATTACCACCATCCCATGCCTCCATACTTGCCATCTGCCAAATGACAGAAATACTAGATAAAATGGAGAAGAGCCAGGATGGCTTGCAGGAGGAATTGTCCCTGGTGATTAATCGTGATGAACCTGTGGCAGTATCAGAAACACCTGATGAAGACTAGGACGATCAAAAGAatctgctgaaggagctggtgaAACTGATAAAAGTCTCAGCTATCAAAGGCAAACGTCCCTGTCACAGAGTTacctagatcaatctatgtccgtGATGGGGGGGGGTAAATGGGGGAGGGAACAGTAGGCCTATGGGCCCCCCTGGCCTCcaaaaaaaaatgggaagggaaaaagagaaaggggtagggagatgggagctgggatCAAGGAAGCTaacagagaaacagcaacaatctaaggaggaaaacttattttactaactatgatattggaatacaagataacaaaatttaataaaatctaattgaaattgaggctaataaatcaagtaaaaaaagagagagagagaaagttttccaaagactgagaagcctactttgaaattgaagttgcacagcttggaagcacacacacacccatGTGCTCCTCAGGGAAGTGTGGAGCAcatctgtgctccacatgatattaagatgtggaataccaatagcaaaaattacaaaaccatgacacctagAAATCTGGCTAGAAAGCCAAAGCAGTGGACCTGATGCCCCTCCACCCTTTGGAAAACTATAACTCTGAGTGATGACCTGGTCTTTAAAATATGTTCACTCAAACTTCTCAGTCAGGATGGAATTCACATCTCCTTTgccccttcctttctttcctcccttctctgtCCCCAAGAGCCATTCAGGTGAGAGAATTCCTTGGAGAGTGTTGAAGAGAGGTCCGTAAAAGGTTTAAttctcagagctgctttctgttgtgGGGCTGTGAACACACCACTCTGTGCACCCATTATCCAGGCAGAGCAGTTCACCTGTAGTTCACCCATATCCAagaaggtgagcagggaggacctAGGGAACTAAAGGCCagtgagtctcacctctgtgcctgggaagattgTGGAACACATCCTTCTGGACGACATCCTCAATCACAtgaggaatgagcatgtgatgCGAGaaagccagcatggcttcaccaagggaaacTCATGTTTAACCAATCTTGTAGCCTTCTATGATAGAGCAATGGCATTGGTTGAcaaagggaaggcgaccgatgtcatttacctgcACTTGAGTAAGGCCTCTGACATGgttccccaccacatcctcatctccaaattgaaAGCATATGTTTTTGATGGGAGGACCACTCGATGGATAggaaattggttgaaaggctgcagacagagggtggtgatcaatggctctatgtcctGGTGGAGGCTGGTAACGAGCGGTGTgccccaggggtctgtcttgggacccGTGCTATTTAGCAGCTTTATCAATTACATTGatgatggaattgagtgcactctcagcaagtttgctgatgacacaatGCTGAGTGGTGCAGTAGACgtggaggaagggagagatgCCATTCAGGGGGACCTTGACCGGCATGAAAGTTGGGCCTGTGTGAACcaaatgaggttcaacacagcaaagtgcaaggttttgcacttgggctggaagaaacCCAGGCACCTGTACAAACTaggaggagtgatccttgagagcagctcagcagagaaggacctgggggtcctgatggatgagaaacttaacatgagccagcagtgcgctctggcagcccggaaggcaaattgtatcctgggctccatcaggagaggggtggccagcagggttagggaagtgattgtccctctctactgtGCTCTTGTGAGTccctatctggagtactgtgtccaggtatgaAGCCCTCAGTACAACTCAAAGTTAGAAGTTAGGTATGTGGGCCCACAATGAAGTAGGTTGTGCGGTTACGATAAAGAAAGAGCATCCTGCACACTAAATGGAAGAAGGCGGCCAGAAGCAGACTACTTCTATCAAACATGATGGGGTAAAAAGGACAGAGAGTGGAAGTCATTGAGCCCTTGCACGGAAGATGTCTGATTTCATCCCCATGACCACTACAGGGAGAACCCAGCTACAAACAGCTCAAATGCTGGACAGAGGGGCAGAATGTAAATGAGtacctggaaaataatgaatacgTAGATGAGTTCCAGGAAATATGTTGAATATGTATTGGCTTGacttttaaatatgtaacacttctgcttgctggcGTGCAAGATAGGAGTGATCCCTTTTCACCCTGCACCGAATACATGCATTCCTGCTTGATAATTAACTCCAGGTTATAGATTTTGATTCTGCAACTCCAATCCATGCTTCTGGAATCAGTCTGTGCCAACCGTTCAAAAAAATTAACTGACATCCAAATGTCTTTTCCAGAGATGACGCTGCTGTCTATCAGGATCAGGGAGCCTTGGAGCCCCAGaggaagcagtgaggaagagaaactcaacTCCTctggtgtgctgagctgggctgggctcctgggatACAGGGAGATCATAAAAGAGGgcaaagctgcagagagacagctgtgcccaggatcatctcttgtgcacagcacagcctgctgatGATAgaatgagaagagagaaaggcgagagagcttccaggatgtgtGAGGTGTGTGCAGGCTGAGAGCACGCAGCAGGAGAATTGCTCACAGGCAATGGCACGGTGagtctcacttcaggccatatagctgctgttcatagagggttaactataactgggacatcccatagcagatctgactgcaggcactgcatgtttctttactgtggaaaaagccttctgctccagctgagggcttccatgctgaagcatcagagcacagccctgagggctgcgtgtcccagcacagctgcaggctgtgcatgtggggctgcaggcgggtgcccagggctgtcctgcagagcagggtccctgctgtgccccaggggctgtgtgccggctatgggactctgccgcctgccaggctcagcactcagcctgcccggtgagctgcccagggcgctgcggggagacgtgtggaGGGAAGGAGATGtccggcagggcttgtgctgccacagctgctgcctggggcaggggatcacagctcaactgcacaactgaatgtttctaAGAGTTCTTTGCAAGAGGACAGCTTAGCGTAGACAGGGACTTTTCATCTCCTGTTCTTAGGGAAGGCAAGAAGGATTGGAGGCGTAAATCTAAAATAGGCTGCCTCATctggacacagctctgagatTCCTGAAATTTTCTTTAGtctgctgtttattttgagAACAGTCAcatgtgctgtgcttcagcttcTCCTCTCTCAGAGGGTGGAATTAGTTGAAATTATTATACATTCATCTAGACATGAATAATGCACTTAACTTGCAAACAGGCATGTTTATCTTATAAATACTAAAAGGCACAGAGGTTGGGTTTGGGGGCTCTAAGAGCTGTATGGGTAAAGTTATGAGACaagaaacagattaaaataaCCACGGAGATGGAATAAGACTGTAAGATCATTGGAAGGTTACAGCTTCATATGCTTTTTCTGCTTATCGAATGCTGAACatcatgaaattaaataaagctGGGGTGCTAAATGAACATTGTCATAGGagattgaaaacatttcatagtAGAGCAgaaggagtgtctctgagaatgcTTTGAAcctgtcattatcttctgcactctgaacagaACTCCAAGCGCAgaaacagcagatgcccaacagcagctccatcagcgagttcctcctgctgccgttggcagacacatggcagctgcagctcctgcacttctggctcttgctgggcatctacctggctgccctcctgggcaacggcctcatcagcacagccgtagcctgcgaccgccgcctgcacacccccatgtacttcttcctgctcaacctggccctcctcgacctgggctgcatctccaccactctccccaaagccatggccaatgccctctgggacaccaggaccatctcctacgcaggatgtgctgcacagctctttttctttctcttcttcatctcatcAGAGTTTTCcgttctcaccatcatgtcctatgaccgctacgttgccatctgcaagcccctgcactacgggaccttgatggacagcagaacttgtgccaccatggcagcagctgcctggggcgctggggttctcaattccctgctgcacactgccagtacgttttcactgcctctctgccaaggcaatg
Encoded here:
- the LOC140265359 gene encoding olfactory receptor 14J1-like, giving the protein MPNSSSISEFLLLPLADTWQLQLLHFWLLLGIYLAALLGNGLISTAVACDRRLHTPMYFFLLNLALLDLGCISTTLPKAMANALWDTRTISYAGCAAQLFFFLFFISSEFSVLTIMSYDRYVAICKPLHYGTLMDSRTCATMAAAAWGAGVLNSLLHTASTFSLPLCQGNVVNQFFCEVPQILKLSCSESNLREVVLIIFSASLVFGCFVFIVVSYVQIFMAVLRMPSEQGRHKAFSTCLPHLAVVSLFVNTGIFANLKPPSLSSPFMDLLVALLYSVVPPALNPIIYSMRNREIKHSLRKVLQYALFQLP